The Rhopalosiphum maidis isolate BTI-1 chromosome 2, ASM367621v3, whole genome shotgun sequence genome segment tttaagattctaAATCACTGTTTTATTTGCAGGTAAAAATACTCAGATTGCTTAAAATACTTGGCAGAAAAGATCCAGAGGCTTCTGAAACTATGAATGATGTCCTTGCACAAGTAGCCACAACAactgaaacaaataaaaatgttggtaacacaattttatatgAGACTGTGTTATCAATTATGGATATTAAGTCTGAATCCGGGCTCAGGGTGCTAGCCATTAATATTTTGGGTAGATTTTTGTTGAACACAGATAAAAATATCAGATACGTTGCTTTGAACACACTCTTAAAAACTATTCACTTAGACATGACTGCAGTTCAAAGACATAGAACTACTATAATTGAGTGTCTTAGAGtatgttgaatattattacattattgaaattaattgaattaattatgtctaattttcaatttttttttttagcaagaTCCAGACGTATCTATCAGAAGACGAGCACTAGAGTTAAGCATAGCTTTAATTAATTCTCATAATGTATTGACTATGACTAAAGAATTACTTGCATTTTTGGAAACATCTGAACCTGAATTCAAAGCACAGTGCTCTTCTAGCATTGTGTTAGCAGCTGAAAAATTTGCACCTAATACTCGATGGCATTTAGatactttaataaaagttCTTGTTGcggtaaataaattttaaactgtttttacAGTGGTTATGTTTCATTAagctcaataataatatcaatcacATTAACCTATTGGTCACATATTAaagcattaatttttattaggctGGTAATTATGTAAGAGATGATGTCGTATCAAGTACAATACAATTAGTTTCTGAATCTGGTGCTCAACATGGTGGTTATATGGCTTCAAAACTATGGGTAGAATTGGAAAAAGATACGAGTGATAAACAACCATTGATACAAGTGTCAACATGGACAATTGGAGAATTTGGTGACATGTTACTACAACAATCTGATGAACATGCTGTAACAGTAAGATTTACCTATTTTAActctcatttaaaaatttacctctctcaaagaataaaaataaaacccatCTAGTATAATTATGCTCATTGTCACAAAACTTTAATGTAcctttgacattttaatttataatgatttattttactatgaaatttaattaactaattgcTACATTTATAtgggaaaaattaattattctattattgttttaatgtttaggtCAATGAAGAAGACATATTAAGAGTATACCATAAATTAATGTGGAGtcctcaaaataatataatcacaaaacagtatacattaaattcacTTATGAAGTTAAGCACCCGTATCAAAGTTAATGTAGAGTAAGTATAAAGATTATAAACTTTAGtgactatatttaatttaacctaaACAACTGTTCATTAGCTtgaattgtttgtattttatatttatcaaagtacctgtaaatgattattttactttaattatctAGTAAAATACATGAAATGGTAGCATCATTTACAACACATATGCATACTGATTTGCAACAACGTGGAATTGAATACAATCAGCTATTTAATAGATATGACCCAATGCGGGAAGGTCTATTAGAAAGAATGCCAGCTATGGAGTCAAATAGAACTCAACAATCACAATGGAATGaaactattgaaaatgttCCATCACCTAATGATTTACTTGTCACTGATGTGACAAATACTGAAACCACCAGTGattctgtaaatatatttatatatatatacatatatattatttattttaatataaaaataaaattatgattttcttATTGACTTTTTACTTTAGAATGCATTGTTAGTATTACTAGAAGGCTCAAATGGGGACACAGAATTGATTCCAAATCAAAACTCATCAATAATGCCAACCATTAATACTGATACTCAAGATTTGTTGGATCTCTTAGGTaagtcttattttatattcctttctttactaattttttaaaataaatgatttattgattgaatttataacattattaaggTGGCTTAGATTTAAGTAACCAACCAATGCAGCCATTGAACAATCTTACATCTGAAATTAGTTCAACTAATGGAATAGTTGATACCACTAATCATATATTTGACTCATTGAGTTTaggttagtaaaaaaataaatatttataaataaaatattttggttctatattcttatttatatattcagcAGATACATCAATAGTTAATACCAACAAAGTTAAAAGCCCGGGAACTGTGACAGCATAtgaccaaaataatttactcatAACATTATTAGTTGAAAGGGATCAGATGAACATAGATTCAAATACAGTGAATATGACTGCTTACAACAGCGGAACATTTACCATCAACGAGTTTCTTTTTCAAGCAGCTGTCCCTAAAGTAAGTTCATCTTccaagttattaaatattatattattttaaaaatatccttactatgtctaatataaaaagtaaccCCAAGTGAAAAGTTAATCCCGTTCATTAGGCTATTAAATGCACAACAGCATCCTTTGTCTACCATCTAAAGTTACTCTAATATGAGATAGTCAAGCTTCATACCCCCTAACCTAGCGGTTCTCAAACTGTGCTCTGGGAGCACCACCGTCTATggctcataataaataatttattgttatcaatgAGTATTCTTTTGCTCTGACTTTCATGGAATTCACAGCAAGACGCGGCggttgaaatgaaaaaaggcaccaaggaaaaaaaatgtttgggaACCCCGCTgctctaacctaacctatataaatatactgatGCCTTAGAGTAACATTATGCTAAATATtagcaacaataatattgattattgaaatGATAAGGACAGAAAATGtcattgtattgtaatatttaatatactatttaaaacattcttaatatacaagttttttcgttcctatttagtatttagtttattttctaataatatttcatgctgtttttttaatagtatacatagataaacatttttcatgtataaatgtatttctattaaaaaataactgctAGAtgccttattattttaaaatgttttgaagcAGCTATAACACTCATTCTTTTAATGACATagtcaacaaatatttttttccctttATGTTGTGCGTGGGATTTAGAGAAATGGAATAAGAATGTGCTAAAATCAgctaaattatcatattcacTTTTTGACTATTGCACTAAAATATGGCTCAATGcacagctatattatattaaattcactttattggaaatacttttttttattggtatcTTCTATTCTGattctatattgtatacaaaaaagaaaaaattatttacttgtggcgatatttataaatgtttatgtatttaaatagtcgttattaattataaatgtatttttttattttttactcagACTTTCCAATTGCAAATGTTACCACCATCTTCAAATGTAATTGAACCTGGTTCATCTTTAACACAATTAATGCGAGTATCAAATGTATCAAAAGTAAGTTAACtacttgaataattatttttaattcaatattaagattaacaaatattatctttgAAA includes the following:
- the LOC113551742 gene encoding AP-1 complex subunit gamma-1 isoform X1; its protein translation is MNSSSDTGFNPAFNIATIRQVFNEAVEKVRMPTPMRLRDLIRQIRAARTAAEERAVINKECADIRTSFRDEDSVWRCRNIAKLLYIHMLGYPAHFGQLECLKLIASPRFTDKRIGYLGAMLLLDERQDVHLLITNCLKNDLNSCTQFVVGLALCTLGAIASPEMARDLATEVERLMKSPNTYIRKKAALCAYRIVLKVPELMEIFLPATRSMLSEKNHGVLITGVTLITEMCERSIDTLQHFKKVVPNLVRILKNLILAGYSPEHDVSGVSDPFLQVKILRLLKILGRKDPEASETMNDVLAQVATTTETNKNVGNTILYETVLSIMDIKSESGLRVLAINILGRFLLNTDKNIRYVALNTLLKTIHLDMTAVQRHRTTIIECLRQDPDVSIRRRALELSIALINSHNVLTMTKELLAFLETSEPEFKAQCSSSIVLAAEKFAPNTRWHLDTLIKVLVAAGNYVRDDVVSSTIQLVSESGAQHGGYMASKLWVELEKDTSDKQPLIQVSTWTIGEFGDMLLQQSDEHAVTVNEEDILRVYHKLMWSPQNNIITKQYTLNSLMKLSTRIKVNVDKIHEMVASFTTHMHTDLQQRGIEYNQLFNRYDPMREGLLERMPAMESNRTQQSQWNETIENVPSPNDLLVTDVTNTETTSDSNALLVLLEGSNGDTELIPNQNSSIMPTINTDTQDLLDLLGGLDLSNQPMQPLNNLTSEISSTNGIVDTTNHIFDSLSLADTSIVNTNKVKSPGTVTAYDQNNLLITLLVERDQMNIDSNTVNMTAYNSGTFTINEFLFQAAVPKTFQLQMLPPSSNVIEPGSSLTQLMRVSNVSKSQLRMRIRLSYTANGVPIQDQTEVNNFPTPPDTFGTSTLDLWSENQ
- the LOC113551742 gene encoding AP-1 complex subunit gamma-1 isoform X2, which gives rise to MNSSSDTGFNPAFNIATIRQVFNEAVEKVRMPTPMRLRDLIRQIRAARTAAEERAVINKECADIRTSFRDEDSVWRCRNIAKLLYIHMLGYPAHFGQLECLKLIASPRFTDKRIGYLGAMLLLDERQDVHLLITNCLKNDLNSCTQFVVGLALCTLGAIASPEMARDLATEVERLMKSPNTYIRKKAALCAYRIVLKVPELMEIFLPATRSMLSEKNHGVLITGVTLITEMCERSIDTLQHFKKVVPNLVRILKNLILAGYSPEHDVSGVSDPFLQVKILRLLKILGRKDPEASETMNDVLAQVATTTETNKNVGNTILYETVLSIMDIKSESGLRVLAINILGRFLLNTDKNIRYVALNTLLKTIHLDMTAVQRHRTTIIECLRQDPDVSIRRRALELSIALINSHNVLTMTKELLAFLETSEPEFKAQCSSSIVLAAEKFAPNTRWHLDTLIKVLVAAGNYVRDDVVSSTIQLVSESGAQHGGYMASKLWVELEKDTSDKQPLIQVSTWTIGEFGDMLLQQSDEHAVTVNEEDILRVYHKLMWSPQNNIITKQYTLNSLMKLSTRIKVNVDKIHEMVASFTTHMHTDLQQRGIEYNQLFNRYDPMREGLLERMPAMESNRTQQSQWNETIENVPSPNDLLVTDVTNTETTSDSNALLVLLEGSNGDTELIPNQNSSIMPTINTDTQDLLDLLGGLDLSNQPMQPLNNLTSEISSTNGIVDTTNHIFDSLSLDTSIVNTNKVKSPGTVTAYDQNNLLITLLVERDQMNIDSNTVNMTAYNSGTFTINEFLFQAAVPKTFQLQMLPPSSNVIEPGSSLTQLMRVSNVSKSQLRMRIRLSYTANGVPIQDQTEVNNFPTPPDTFGTSTLDLWSENQ